The Pelobates fuscus isolate aPelFus1 chromosome 2, aPelFus1.pri, whole genome shotgun sequence genome has a segment encoding these proteins:
- the SERP1 gene encoding stress-associated endoplasmic reticulum protein 1, with translation MVAKQRIRMANEKHSKNITQRGNVAKTARSATDEKSSVGPWLLALFIFVVCGSAIFQIIQSIRMGM, from the exons ATGGTGGCCAAACAGAGGATCCGCATGGCCAATGAAAAGCACAGCAAGAACATCACGCAGAGAGGCAACGTGGCCAAGACGGCG AGGAGTGCAACAGATGAAAAATCATCGGTGGGACCCTGGTTATTGGCGCTCTTTATCTTCGTGGTGTGTGGCTCTG CTATTTTCCAGATTATCCAGAGTATTAGGATGGGCATGTAA